One stretch of Streptomyces peucetius DNA includes these proteins:
- a CDS encoding glycosyltransferase family 9 protein: MTPSAEYPGGTGRPRILVLRALGLGDLLTAVPALRALRRGRPAHELVLAAPARLAAAAAATGLVDRLLPAAAPGRAVPAALAWAGPAPDLAVDLHGSGPESRRPLARLCPRRLYAYAQPDAPEWRDDEHERDRWCRLLERYGLPADPADLAVPAPAVASPAPGAVVLHPGADAAARCWPAERFAAVARALSRAGHRVVVTAGAAEGRLASSVAGRAELAQDAVIGGTGGDVPFDVLMALVAGARCVVAGDTGIAHLATALGTPSVTLFGPVAPRLWGPPPRPYHRVLWHPDADDAPRPGDAHGDRPDERLLRITVEEVLDAVRALPPTGTAAGARPAQAAVPSAG, encoded by the coding sequence ATGACCCCGAGCGCGGAGTATCCGGGCGGCACCGGCCGCCCGCGGATCCTGGTGCTGCGGGCCCTGGGGCTGGGGGACCTGCTGACCGCCGTCCCCGCGCTCCGTGCCCTGCGGCGCGGGCGGCCCGCGCACGAGCTCGTGCTCGCCGCGCCCGCGCGGCTCGCGGCAGCGGCCGCGGCGACCGGGCTGGTCGACCGGCTGCTGCCGGCCGCCGCCCCCGGCCGGGCCGTGCCCGCCGCGCTCGCCTGGGCGGGCCCCGCACCCGACCTCGCCGTCGATCTGCACGGCAGCGGCCCCGAGAGCCGCCGGCCGCTCGCCCGGCTCTGCCCGCGCCGCCTGTACGCCTACGCGCAGCCGGACGCGCCCGAGTGGCGGGACGACGAACACGAACGGGACCGCTGGTGCCGGCTGCTCGAGCGGTACGGGCTGCCCGCCGACCCCGCCGACCTGGCCGTCCCCGCGCCGGCCGTGGCCTCGCCCGCGCCGGGCGCCGTCGTGCTGCATCCGGGCGCGGACGCCGCGGCCCGCTGCTGGCCCGCCGAGCGGTTCGCCGCCGTGGCGCGGGCGCTGAGCCGCGCCGGTCACCGGGTGGTCGTCACGGCCGGTGCGGCGGAGGGACGGCTCGCCTCGTCGGTGGCGGGCCGGGCGGAACTGGCGCAGGACGCGGTCATCGGCGGGACGGGCGGGGACGTGCCGTTCGACGTGCTGATGGCGCTCGTGGCCGGGGCCCGCTGCGTGGTGGCGGGGGACACCGGCATCGCCCATCTGGCGACGGCCCTCGGCACCCCGTCCGTCACGCTGTTCGGTCCCGTGGCGCCCCGACTGTGGGGGCCGCCGCCCCGGCCGTACCACCGGGTGCTGTGGCACCCCGACGCCGACGACGCGCCCCGCCCCGGCGACGCCCACGGCGACCGGCCCGACGAGCGGCTGCTGCGCATCACCGTCGAGGAGGTGCTGGACGCCGTACGCGCACTGCCCCCGACCGGGACAGCGGCCGGGGCGCGCCCTGCTCAGGCCGCGGTGCCCAGCGCCGGCTGA
- a CDS encoding MFS transporter translates to MRWWSVANFVSNAGTWMQLTVQNLLVLQITGSAAATGLSMSVQAAPGLLMSLAGGAAVDRWPRKLTAAVSQALLGAVAFLTAFLVAMDQLNLGVLMALAAVTGVIATVDGPACSLLGNDLVRTEDVPSAIGVGSLVHNAGRLVGAGLAGVTVGFFGTAAAYAANGVSFLFVTAVIPFLRPVAQAVRARSERPAESADASAANGTDMSMREGLTYFARRPRLVALAGITGLSAVFGRNYQLTLAVLVVGPLAGGAGAFGTVSTVLAVGGILGAVFGARLRRPSVRLVGMLAAAGGVLQIVAGLSPSLAVLLVVVLPMALVESVSDTAGTTVLQTDPPPHLRGRVLGVWGSVRTVWGLAGPPALGLLMELAGARGALVTGGLLIAGAIGTGYVLRERRATKPVVVRTEEPALAGQPALGTAA, encoded by the coding sequence ATGCGCTGGTGGTCCGTCGCGAACTTCGTGTCCAACGCCGGTACTTGGATGCAGCTCACCGTGCAGAACCTGCTGGTGCTCCAGATCACCGGCTCGGCCGCCGCGACCGGACTGTCGATGTCGGTGCAGGCGGCACCGGGCCTGCTGATGAGCCTCGCGGGCGGCGCCGCCGTCGACCGCTGGCCCCGCAAGCTGACCGCCGCGGTCAGCCAGGCGCTGCTCGGCGCCGTCGCCTTCCTGACGGCGTTCCTCGTGGCGATGGACCAGCTGAACCTCGGCGTCCTGATGGCACTGGCCGCTGTGACGGGCGTCATCGCCACCGTCGACGGCCCCGCCTGCTCCCTGCTCGGCAACGACCTCGTCCGCACCGAGGACGTGCCCTCCGCGATCGGCGTCGGCTCGCTGGTGCACAACGCCGGGCGGCTGGTGGGCGCGGGGCTCGCCGGTGTGACCGTCGGTTTCTTCGGCACCGCCGCCGCCTACGCGGCCAACGGTGTCTCCTTCCTCTTCGTCACCGCCGTCATCCCCTTCCTCCGGCCGGTGGCCCAGGCGGTGCGCGCCCGCTCCGAGCGCCCGGCGGAGTCCGCCGACGCGTCCGCTGCCAACGGCACGGACATGAGCATGCGCGAGGGCCTGACGTACTTCGCGCGCAGGCCGCGGCTGGTCGCGCTCGCCGGCATCACGGGGCTCAGCGCCGTTTTCGGACGCAACTACCAGCTCACCCTCGCCGTGCTCGTCGTCGGACCGCTCGCGGGCGGCGCCGGGGCGTTCGGCACCGTCTCGACCGTGCTGGCCGTCGGCGGCATCCTCGGCGCGGTGTTCGGGGCCCGGCTGCGCAGGCCATCGGTGCGGCTCGTGGGCATGCTGGCGGCGGCCGGCGGTGTGCTGCAGATCGTCGCGGGCCTGTCGCCGTCGCTCGCCGTGCTGCTGGTCGTCGTGCTGCCGATGGCCCTCGTGGAGTCGGTCTCCGACACCGCCGGGACGACCGTGCTGCAGACCGATCCGCCGCCGCACCTGCGGGGCCGTGTCCTGGGTGTCTGGGGCAGCGTCAGGACGGTGTGGGGCCTCGCCGGGCCGCCTGCGCTGGGCCTGCTCATGGAGCTTGCCGGGGCGCGCGGCGCCCTGGTCACCGGCGGGCTGCTGATCGCGGGCGCGATCGGGACCGGATACGTCCTGCGGGAACGCCGGGCCACGAAGCCGGTGGTCGTCCGGACCGAGGAACCCGCACTGGCCGGTCAGCCGGCGCTGGGCACCGCGGCCTGA